Genomic segment of Candidatus Manganitrophaceae bacterium:
CTGGCCCGCCTGTTCCGAATCGCCCTTAATTCTACTGTAAAGATGGTCCTGTGAGGTCAGTCCTCCAGAATTTAAATAATGTTTCCTTGTCGGTATTGTGGGACTTGACAATGTGAAGAAACCTGTTAGGATTTAGGAAAATCGAGGTGGTTTCGTACCTTATAAAAGAGGTCTTGTTTTGCAATCATTGAAGATGGCTGTTCGGTATAAGAAGCTTGACAGCGTGGGAGTCATATGCTACCATGCCTCCGGCGTTAGGAGTTAGTGGATGGGGAAGAAGCGAGAAGTGTACACGGTTGTCGTCCTCCCGAGTCCGACGTCGGAACCCTACCGGTTTACTTTAAGAAAAACGATATTAAAAGCCCTCCTTGGATTTACCTCTGTTTTTGTCCTCCTTTTGGTTTTATTCTTTGCACGATACTTCTTGATGTTGGACCAGCTTTCTGACCTTAAAGACCTTCGAAGAGAAACCAAAGCTCAGAAAATACAAATCCAAAGTTTTGTCGGAACCATCGATGCCCTGAAGAAGCAGATGACCCGTTTGGTTGAGTTTGACCGTAAGTTACGTGTGATTACGGATATCGGCTTTGGTCAGGAGAGTCGGAGTTCTCTTGGGCGTGGTGGGCCCGAAAGCGGAGAGGATCCACGCGATGCAATGCTTGGATCTGATTCTATGTTGAGGACAACATCTTCCATCCGGTCAGACTTGGGGGAACTCAGGGAAAAGTCGATTCGGCAAGAGAAAAGTTTCCAGGAGCTTGCCGAGGCGGTCCGCAGCCGCCAGGCCCTATGGGCTTCCACCCCCTCAGTTTGGCCGACAGACGGATGGGTCAGCTCTTCGTTTGGAAAGCGAATTTCTCCTTTTACCGGGCGATTTCAACGGCATAAGGGGATTGATATTGCCGCACGGCCGGGAACGGCTATTATTGCTCCGGCGGGGGGGGTTGTTTCCTATTCCAGATTTAATGGGGGTTTCGGTAAGTTTTTAAAACTGAATCATGGCTATGGGTATGTTACACACTATGGTCATCTCTCAAAAGCATCGGTGAAGGTCGGTCAAAAGGTGAAACGGGGGGAGATCATTGGTTATGTTGGTAACACAGGCCTCTCGACCGGTCCACACCTTCACTATGAAGTTTTCGTAAATTCAATACCCGTTGATCCGATGAAATACATCCTGAACTGATTCTATGCCTATGTGGACTTTCCAGCAACTTCGTTCAAATTACTAAATAAGGGTCTCACGATCAGTCGCTTCAAACTTATCCAATTAATAATGAGGGACGGTGGGGGTCAGTTTGCAGGAGCGGTTGGTTCTTTCCTGCAATAAGGAGGAGAGCAAAGGGCGGTTCACCATTTTCTCTCCCGGATTATCAACGCTGGTATGGCCGCCCACGCGGTCGGTCTTACCGGGTAGGAGGAGGTTTACAGGTCCGATGGCGGTAAAAGGTAAGGTGAAATGGTTTAACGAAAAAAAAGGGTATGGATTTATTGAAAGGGAAGACGGTGGAGATGTTTTTGTCCACTTCTCAGCGATTGCGGGGGATGGTTTTAAGACTTTGGCTGAAGGGGATGCCGTTGAGTTTGAAGTGACCCAGGGAGAGAAGGGTCCTCAGGCCTCTGATATTCAGAAATCGATGTAACAATTAATTGAATGTGGAATTGCAAAAACCCCGACAAGGATCTTCTTGCCGGGGTTTTTGCAATGGCAGGGATGACAGTTTTATGATAAAATCAGCTTGTTTTCGCTACAAGGGATGAATACTCCTAGTGAGTGTAATCCTCCTTCTTCTGGGGTGGGGTTCTTCAAGATCAGGGTCGAATGAGAAATAAGAATTTTATGGAGCCGGGATGTTAAGGAATCTTGTAAGAAAAGTTATTGGGAGCCGCAATGACAGGGAATTGAAGCGCTTACAGCCCCTTGTCTCTCAAGTCAATGCCCTGGAGGAATCCTTCTTAAAACTGACTGATCAACAGTTG
This window contains:
- a CDS encoding M23 family metallopeptidase, with protein sequence MTRLVEFDRKLRVITDIGFGQESRSSLGRGGPESGEDPRDAMLGSDSMLRTTSSIRSDLGELREKSIRQEKSFQELAEAVRSRQALWASTPSVWPTDGWVSSSFGKRISPFTGRFQRHKGIDIAARPGTAIIAPAGGVVSYSRFNGGFGKFLKLNHGYGYVTHYGHLSKASVKVGQKVKRGEIIGYVGNTGLSTGPHLHYEVFVNSIPVDPMKYILN
- a CDS encoding cold shock domain-containing protein, with the protein product MAVKGKVKWFNEKKGYGFIEREDGGDVFVHFSAIAGDGFKTLAEGDAVEFEVTQGEKGPQASDIQKSM